A stretch of the Methanobacterium veterum genome encodes the following:
- a CDS encoding DUF371 domain-containing protein, which yields MEYTFYAKGHKNVTSAHRSTFEVTMDKEIGIRADCIVGVSSKVKLVDLPLELREAIKDENTQIKVQLETENAKDEIKGYGHPELTLDHPTDMVCRKSEFKCSRTLMIKSDKAAVDLKRELVDDLKEGKDLKVTILVE from the coding sequence ATGGAATACACTTTTTATGCTAAAGGACATAAAAATGTCACTTCGGCCCATAGATCAACATTTGAAGTTACTATGGATAAAGAAATAGGAATAAGGGCTGATTGTATTGTAGGAGTTTCATCTAAAGTCAAGCTTGTAGATCTTCCTCTAGAACTTAGAGAAGCCATAAAAGATGAAAATACACAGATTAAAGTCCAACTTGAAACAGAAAATGCAAAGGATGAAATTAAAGGGTATGGACATCCAGAACTCACCCTGGATCATCCAACAGACATGGTCTGTAGAAAAAGTGAATTTAAATGCAGCCGTACTTTGATGATAAAATCAGACAAAGCTGCAGTTGACCTTAAAAGGGAACTTGTAGATGATTTAAAGGAAGGAAAAGATTTAAAGGTAACAATATTGGTAGAATAA
- a CDS encoding GIY-YIG nuclease family protein, which produces MATYCLIIHLSQDSTIKIGKIGEIEFKKGYYVYVGSALNSIDSRILRHLSKEKKLFWHIDYLLNSPNSNVKEVILERSPEKWECDVAMEISKEGTSTDKFGCSDCKCRSHLFYFKKKKDAENACLDSFKKLKLVFEIIEN; this is translated from the coding sequence ATGGCAACATACTGTCTCATAATCCACTTAAGCCAAGATTCAACAATTAAAATCGGAAAGATTGGAGAAATAGAATTTAAAAAGGGTTACTATGTGTATGTAGGATCTGCACTTAACTCTATAGACAGTAGAATATTGAGACACTTATCAAAGGAGAAAAAATTATTCTGGCATATTGATTACCTTTTAAACTCCCCAAATTCAAATGTAAAAGAAGTAATACTGGAAAGAAGCCCAGAAAAATGGGAATGTGATGTTGCCATGGAAATTTCAAAGGAAGGAACATCCACCGACAAATTTGGTTGTTCTGACTGCAAGTGCAGATCACATCTATTCTATTTCAAAAAGAAAAAAGATGCAGAAAATGCATGTTTGGATTCATTTAAGAAATTAAAATTAGTTTTTGAAATAATAGAAAATTAA
- a CDS encoding cation diffusion facilitator family transporter codes for MKEYYRTVRRVLIFILVLNIIVALAKVLYGWYSNSLSMLSDGFHSFFDGASNVVGIIGITLASRPADKEHKYGHWKIETFASIIIALFLFLVCFEVVQSAVTRFFNPSAPEITSISFFVMGITILINAGVSFYEYKKGREIDSNILIADSMHTRSDIYASIAVIFGFFAIIAGYIWVDPLIALLIGILIAKTGIGIIKESSEVLLDKSVIDDEVVEKIVKSVPDVIECHAIRTRGKKSQTYIDLHITVDPRYSIEEAHHIGDKVELKIKKSIPGVKEVLIHLEPETD; via the coding sequence TTGAAAGAATATTATCGTACTGTAAGGAGAGTTTTAATCTTTATTTTGGTACTCAATATAATTGTTGCGTTAGCTAAAGTTCTTTATGGTTGGTATTCTAATTCTTTGAGTATGCTTTCTGATGGTTTTCATTCTTTTTTTGATGGTGCATCTAATGTAGTTGGGATTATTGGGATTACATTGGCATCGAGACCCGCAGATAAAGAGCATAAATATGGGCATTGGAAAATAGAAACGTTTGCTTCTATTATAATAGCATTATTTCTATTTTTAGTATGTTTTGAGGTTGTTCAATCAGCTGTAACTCGTTTCTTTAACCCTTCCGCGCCGGAGATAACATCAATCAGTTTTTTTGTAATGGGAATAACTATTCTAATTAACGCAGGTGTTTCATTTTATGAATACAAAAAGGGACGTGAAATAGATAGTAATATTCTTATTGCAGATTCAATGCATACTAGAAGTGATATATATGCGTCGATAGCTGTTATATTTGGATTTTTTGCAATTATTGCGGGATATATATGGGTAGATCCCCTTATAGCATTATTAATAGGAATATTAATAGCTAAAACAGGGATCGGAATAATAAAAGAGAGTTCTGAAGTTCTGTTGGATAAGTCGGTTATAGATGATGAGGTTGTTGAAAAAATTGTAAAATCTGTGCCTGATGTTATTGAATGTCATGCAATAAGAACTCGGGGAAAGAAGTCTCAAACATATATAGATCTGCATATCACAGTTGATCCTCGTTATTCTATTGAAGAAGCACATCATATAGGTGATAAGGTAGAATTAAAAATTAAAAAATCTATACCTGGAGTAAAAGAAGTTTTAATACACTTAGAACCTGAGACAGATTAA
- a CDS encoding helix-turn-helix domain-containing protein, giving the protein MDHIYEKVKSFIEDNGDEYYLCEIEDILGVDEETLLEILKQLKNDNIVTEEHFFETGCVNNRICTDCFEPMEHEDTELKETPEGDIQHIHVYRCHKCFKKEYY; this is encoded by the coding sequence TTGGATCATATATATGAAAAGGTTAAATCATTTATAGAAGACAACGGAGATGAATATTATCTCTGTGAGATAGAAGATATTCTGGGGGTTGATGAAGAAACCCTTTTAGAAATACTCAAGCAGCTTAAAAATGATAATATAGTGACTGAAGAGCACTTTTTTGAAACTGGCTGTGTAAATAATAGAATATGCACAGACTGCTTTGAACCTATGGAACATGAAGATACAGAGCTTAAAGAAACTCCTGAAGGAGATATTCAGCATATTCATGTTTATAGGTGCCATAAATGCTTTAAAAAAGAATATTACTGA
- a CDS encoding zinc ribbon domain-containing protein has protein sequence MATCQKCGTEASDNEKYCLKCGEQMDNGSSYLIVNIITIAAIIIGFIMPFVFIIALIPAVYLYTRPVNSVKQRGKLYIIVSLLLLVIMLIVWSFIDHLI, from the coding sequence ATGGCAACATGTCAAAAATGCGGAACTGAAGCTTCGGATAATGAAAAATATTGTTTAAAGTGCGGAGAACAAATGGATAATGGAAGCAGTTATCTTATTGTTAATATCATTACGATAGCGGCAATAATCATTGGGTTTATAATGCCATTTGTTTTTATAATTGCACTTATACCTGCAGTATATTTATATACTCGTCCAGTAAATTCTGTTAAACAACGTGGGAAGTTGTATATAATAGTTTCACTGCTTTTATTGGTTATTATGCTCATTGTTTGGAGTTTTATTGACCATTTGATTTAA
- a CDS encoding sodium:calcium antiporter, protein MNIDYMIFAFLLIILILSGAVTTRSISKISLYLKLGHFAAGFIIMAIATSVPELIISITSAIEKIPELSLGTVLGSNVVNLSLVIGTAVLIAGEINFKDNKIKKELTYPFFIALLPIILASDGILSHIDGIILIIIFIAYFTLVFKQTDFEEEDVVSKKQFIKNLIFFSIGLMSLLISAKYLVDYTSLIASDIGIPVFLIGIILISFGTSLPELTFETISLLHGHKILAVGDLMGSTVSNSTLILGTVSIINPILVPDYSEFQIVSIFFIILISIFSLYLRSKSGLTRLRALLMIIIYIIFLFLTGFNIN, encoded by the coding sequence ATGAATATTGATTACATGATTTTTGCATTTCTTTTAATTATCCTAATTTTAAGCGGTGCTGTAACGACAAGATCAATATCTAAAATTTCATTATATCTTAAATTAGGCCATTTTGCAGCAGGATTTATAATAATGGCCATTGCAACCAGTGTACCTGAATTAATAATTAGTATAACATCTGCTATAGAAAAAATACCTGAACTTTCTTTAGGAACAGTTTTAGGATCTAATGTGGTCAATTTGTCTTTAGTTATAGGTACAGCCGTATTAATAGCTGGAGAAATTAATTTTAAGGATAATAAAATTAAAAAAGAACTCACTTATCCCTTTTTCATAGCCCTCTTACCCATAATATTAGCCTCAGACGGAATTTTATCCCATATCGATGGTATAATTTTAATTATCATTTTTATAGCTTATTTTACTCTGGTTTTTAAGCAGACAGATTTTGAAGAAGAAGATGTAGTAAGCAAAAAACAGTTCATAAAAAACTTAATTTTCTTTTCAATAGGTTTAATGTCACTTTTAATCAGTGCAAAATATTTAGTTGATTATACCTCATTAATAGCATCTGATATTGGAATCCCTGTTTTTTTAATAGGAATCATATTAATTTCCTTTGGAACATCTCTTCCTGAACTCACATTTGAGACAATTTCTTTGTTACACGGCCATAAAATTCTGGCAGTAGGAGATTTAATGGGAAGTACTGTATCCAATTCTACTTTGATTTTGGGAACAGTATCGATTATAAACCCAATTTTAGTCCCAGATTATAGTGAGTTTCAAATAGTTTCCATATTTTTTATAATTCTAATTTCTATTTTTAGCCTGTATTTAAGGAGTAAAAGCGGATTAACTCGTTTAAGAGCATTATTAATGATAATTATTTATATTATTTTTTTATTTTTAACAGGATTTAACATAAATTAA